The sequence CCCCCATGTTTCGCTAGCAAAAGTCGCTTGCAGCAAAGGTAAGAGAATGCGTCCGTCATGCCTGAACAAAGTTGGTTCAAATGGGAATAGAGGCGTCTTTATTTCTCGGCGTtcccgaaaaaaagaagaaaagagagaacaaTAGACTCCGCCAATGCACGTGGGAGAGCGACGCCCAGCACGCGACAGCCGTCCATCGAACGAACCAGGTACCTGACAGCCCGACCATGGCGAGGCGGTGGCAACAAGTCTCAGAAGAAACACACACAGTGGGCGGAAATGCCACTCAAAGaacatacctacctagacGGAAGTCAGAAGAATTCCCCAGTGCGTAACATTGAGCTTTTTTTGCGGGGGCTGCGTTTGAGTCGCACTTCTCCACAGACAGAAGCTGGCCTCGCTGCGAAGGAGACGCTAGCAACCCGCAGAATGGCCCTGTGGCAGCCACTCACAGCGTCTGGTTGGCGTTGCGCCCCCAGCTTTCGCGCTGCGCACTGTACGGCACTCGCTATAAACGGGTATTAgtgctggctggctgccCGTAGGATCTGCTGCTTACTTGCCTTGGGCACTGAAAAGGCATCAAGTAGACGAGACGGCATGTATATGTAAGCGAAGTGGCGCGCGCCGGCATTGAAAGCAACTACCAGGTATACACAGTAAGCCGCAACTGCCATGGCCAGACCGCTAAGAGAACAAGGTTAATATGTACCTAGTACTAGTTAATAGCACAACTCTGCCAGATGTTGAAGGCGCCCTTAATATGACGGCGGCCGCGGCGACATACAGGCGCCGTTCAGACCCGGCTCCCGTCTTCTCAGGCCCGGGGGATCAAGGCCCAGACCCAGCAGACAAAAGCCGGGGCCCCGATCTCCAAGGACCAGGTGTTGCCGCCCCTCCGTCACGGATAGTGGCATCTACATGGTGGTTGTACACATATCTCGTATTAACCCGTTGTATCCTGTATTTGGTGCTCTTGGCTCTCAATACATAGTACTGTGGTGCTTGTACAGACATCTACCAATAAGAGAATAAACGAGTTGaatgagaaagagaaaaaaggaagaggtaTGAGAGTGAGCCTGTGAAGAGTGCCTGctctatttttaaaactatatccCGAGACGCAACTCTTTGATTACAGAGATGATCTACATACCAACCAACGAAGATGCTTTGTTAGTTTTCCAAAccactattaaatatagataGTCGGTTGGTACTACTAATTTGCGCAAGTAAAATGGACCTTGAACTTTGTAAGTCGCGTTTCTTGAATTCTTCGTCCACTCCGCGCAGAGGAGTAGTGACGGGAAGATTATCTAAAGTACATGCATCAGATCAGATAATCCATTACTGTACTCAGTGTTATCATCCACTTCTTGGCATAAGTTGGCAgcaaaagaattatattactaatgattttcccctctctgcTCCAATTATAGTAGAACGCTGGGGTGACACAGCATTCAACATACTTATAACTACCTACTGTAGACGCCTGAGCAGGCGGAgcatattattataaagagttaCCTAATACATGTAGGTAAGTATCAGACACGACCAAAATACCTATAGGTAGTCCCCGGCACGATGCTTCCGCATAACGAGAGCCTGCAAGTCTCTCGGCATGCTCAATGCGTCCCATATATATTTTCCCACGCTCATATGCAGTGATCAAACTCCATCCTTCCGATATATGCAGTGTCGTGGCCAGTCATAGTGTCCGAGTATGTACTCCAAGTGTATACCTTAGTGGCTAATCCCCAAAAACTCTTAATACCCAAAGCGTTGTTTCCCTTCCCTCCCGGCGCATTCAAAGAGGATATGGAGATATtcaaaattatataaaagaaagacaaaaagcaagaaagcagaaagcaaATAGGTATCTTTTTGTACTCGTTCTCAAATGGGATCTCCTTTCATCGCTGAAATCACCTTGTTCTGCATATCATACAGTTCCTGGTCACGCTTCTCAATCTCGTCCATGAGAGCGCCGTACTTGGCCTGCCACTGCTGCGCTGTCAggccctcttcttgctgcgaCGCCTCACTCCGCTCTCCCGGCCCAGGCTTTTTCCACATCGTGACTGGCACGCTATGAGTCATGGTGAATTGTCCCTTGAGGGGGCCAAAACGATATTGCCAATCAAAGTAGTAGCTGTAAACGCCCTCCGAGGTCTCGACTCGGTAGCATCTCGGGCGATTCGACATGAGCATCTTGGCGCCGCACAATGCTGCCAAGTTGATCAGAAAGGCTTGGGAGGATTCGGCATTTCTGTACATGTGCTCGATCGTGGCATTGACCATGGCGGTACACTCGTCTAGCCCTGCTATCTCTTGTTGGTTCCCCTGAGGGTCTACCCAGTCAGAATTGTGCAGGACATGGGTGAAATAGGATATTAGCCCGTCGAGGTTGGTCCGGTCGTCCAAATTTTCAAAGAAATATTGTGGCACATCCTTGGTTGGGCCAGCCTGGCTTGTAGGCTCGGCAGAGGCCGGAGCGGTATTTGTGTCATTTACTCTCGCCGCAGACGGCTGTGAGAACGGATCCCAGCCATTAGCCTGCGGCCTCTGTGACAATGGTGGAGGTGGgggaggaggtggaggtggtggtggtggtggtggtccTTGACCAGCACCTAGCAGTGTTGGAATATCGTTTGCTGGCTGTCCATTCATCGGTACCATTGGAATTGGTGGCGGTAgcggtggcggcagcgggGGCGTCGCGAGTCGAACTGTGCCTCCTTGTCGTTCAGGGACTTGCAAAGATATGCTGGGCCGAGCAGGTCTAGCGCCAGCGTCGAGAGGATTGACACCCATACCGGAGGTTAGGAGGCCAGGAGGCGCAGAGGGAGTGATAATACGTACTTGCGCCTGTGCCTGCGCTTGTGCATGCGCCGACAGCACCGGTGCAGCCGTATCTGCTGGCGCATATGGTGAGACTTGATTACGAATCTGCGGATGCATCTGAGCTGGATCAGGCACCATCGGTATGGGGTCTTTAGGAGCCATGGGAACAGGAGGAGGATCGGACAGGTTGCTATCGGGAGTCGGAGCCCACGATGTCATAGGGGAAGGGTTCGAAGGGTGGGGAGGGTTGAGAGGGTTGGCAGGGGGCTCGACGGGCGCGCGATGAATCGGGGGCCTTCCTCGTAACTTTACACTGCTGTCAGCTCCTTGTGGTTTCCATGCCGAAGATACATTCTTGGGGCCTCGCCGTTGGGCAGAAAGCTTGGGCTTAGACGGAGTGATGGCAGAACGAGGTTCCAGCGCATCGTCCCAGAACGAGCTCCTGGTCGAAGGCGTTATGGCAGAGTTGGGATATCGGGACAGCGGAGTCTGCACGGTGTCGTTGGAGCTCCAAGCAGCCATAGCGCCCGGCCTGGAAGGATCCATCGGCAGGCCATGGCCTCGGGCATCTGGATGGGCGGACCACGATCCCCGATGGCCATCAATTGCCGACGGGGGGGATAAGCGCGGCCGCTGGGCCGCCGGAGAGCCGGCGACATCATCGGCGTCTGGCCTTCGGCGACCTCGTTTGGGGCGAATGTGAGGCAAAAGAGCCCTCAGGGCCATGTCGTCTTCGATGGCCACGCCGTCACGAACAGGCCGGCTGGTAGGGTCTGGATCATCTGGGATGCTGGTCCAATAGTCATTCTGGATATCCATTAGATACTCGAAAAAGGCCTTGACATGCATCGAGTTCATCCATTTCTAATTAGATTGAATTAGCGAAGACCATCCATATAGTCTATGAAAATAGCAAGCAAGTGTAAGCACATGCCTTCAAACGGACGCCGTACTGGGCAATCTTTTGTACGCTCTCGTCCTTGGACAAATCCGGCGGCTCAACGCCCAGCGTAATGGTCAATTCGGTCCATGTCTTAATCTCCCTGCGGTAGAAGCGCCGCACCAGCTCGAAGATGACAAAGGGGCTGAAGCTCTTGCCGCCGCTCTTGGGCGGGTTCGCAAAGGCCTCTCGCAGGCTGTTGGTGTCTGCGTCTGGCGGCAGCGCAGGATTGCAGTAGAAGATGAAGCGCACGTAGGCGTCCTCGATGGTGTCGGCCGTCACGTTGCGATCGGGCAATGCGGGCGGCAGGGTGGTTTGGCGCGGGTTTGCGACGGTGAAGCTGCCGCCACCCGTCTGCAGCGTCGTCGCCATGGCTTGCGGTGAGGACATGTTTGCAAATCGCCGTGATGGGCTTTCATGTCTTTGTTGCGCCGTCTTGCCGGTTCTAGGTCTGTATGCGTATCGCTCACACGGTCAATCAAccgaatcaatcaatcaatcaatcggTCGGTAGGTCGGTCATTCCCTCCCTCGcctgctgctcttcctttcttctgtCTCTCCCTGTCCGCGTTTCGGAGACGCGCCGCCGGTTCGCTGCTTGGTGAGAGCCAGGCGCTAGAACATAGGGAGAGTTGAATATGCACAACTCGCCAGCCGCAAAGGATCAGTGACGCAACAGAACAGGGGTTCGCTCGCACAAGGAGAAAGACACGCGGCGGCTGAAGTGGCAGTCGagccagagagagaggagggagtCTCTACCGGGCGGTTCTCGAGACGAGCATTGGATCAGTTCCAAGGGTCAAAGAGCATGAGCCAGAGGGCAAACATGACGTCCCGAGACGAGGAGCAGCGCGGCCCGCtaatggagctggagctgcaaCTGGAACTGGAGCTGGAACTGCGTCGCTCGCTAGTCGCCTTGCGGCCGTGGCCCAAGATCATTGGCGGAGCAGCGAGCCGCCGCCAACAGTGCACGGGCTAAATATAGCCACGTTTGGTGCTGCGACGACCAGGCTGGAGGCGCGGTAGGGCTTGACGGGGTGGGCGCATTAGCGATGGCATTGGAGCATGTTTCCAGGCAAGGGACTGCGGCAGGATCTGGTCGACGGCGGGCTGATGTCCGCGGTGCGCGCCGCTTCTGTGCGTGCTTACCTTTGGCACTATCTGCGGCCCCTGGGGGCGGGACAGGCTCTGCTCTACTGtacatactagtagtaaCATAAAGTAACACTCGTCGTCAGAActgctctgctgccgcaGTATGTGCGAGCCGC comes from Trichoderma asperellum chromosome 3, complete sequence and encodes:
- a CDS encoding uncharacterized protein (EggNog:ENOG41), which translates into the protein MSSPQAMATTLQTGGGSFTVANPRQTTLPPALPDRNVTADTIEDAYVRFIFYCNPALPPDADTNSLREAFANPPKSGGKSFSPFVIFELVRRFYRREIKTWTELTITLGVEPPDLSKDESVQKIAQYGVRLKKWMNSMHVKAFFEYLMDIQNDYWTSIPDDPDPTSRPVRDGVAIEDDMALRALLPHIRPKRGRRRPDADDVAGSPAAQRPRLSPPSAIDGHRGSWSAHPDARGHGLPMDPSRPGAMAAWSSNDTVQTPLSRYPNSAITPSTRSSFWDDALEPRSAITPSKPKLSAQRRGPKNVSSAWKPQGADSSVKLRGRPPIHRAPVEPPANPLNPPHPSNPSPMTSWAPTPDSNLSDPPPVPMAPKDPIPMVPDPAQMHPQIRNQVSPYAPADTAAPVLSAHAQAQAQAQVRIITPSAPPGLLTSGMGVNPLDAGARPARPSISLQVPERQGGTVRLATPPLPPPLPPPIPMVPMNGQPANDIPTLLGAGQGPPPPPPPPPPPPPPPLSQRPQANGWDPFSQPSAARVNDTNTAPASAEPTSQAGPTKDVPQYFFENLDDRTNLDGLISYFTHVLHNSDWVDPQGNQQEIAGLDECTAMVNATIEHMYRNAESSQAFLINLAALCGAKMLMSNRPRCYRVETSEGVYSYYFDWQYRFGPLKGQFTMTHSVPVTMWKKPGPGERSEASQQEEGLTAQQWQAKYGALMDEIEKRDQELYDMQNKVISAMKGDPI